In one Streptomyces sp. NBC_00597 genomic region, the following are encoded:
- a CDS encoding antibiotic biosynthesis monooxygenase, which yields MYVRSIYATGDPAELDGVAEALRTEGRELLSAQPGFRGMGVFVDREIGKLLVGSWWEDEASRQASYENLSERRAEMMAPFAQTMTVDNWEAAVARRADTLGPGAVFRLVRIDVEPSGIDLLVDTFRDTSLPGVQKIPGLAGLSLLIDRGRGRAAIGALYTDRDALTASRGAVAAVRGEITAKARVSTSSVEEFEVVLATAVPHA from the coding sequence ATGTACGTTCGCAGCATCTATGCAACGGGTGATCCGGCCGAGCTCGACGGGGTCGCCGAGGCGCTCCGGACCGAGGGCCGCGAGCTGCTGTCGGCACAGCCGGGCTTTCGCGGGATGGGGGTGTTCGTCGACCGCGAGATCGGCAAGCTCCTGGTGGGGTCGTGGTGGGAGGACGAGGCCTCCCGGCAGGCGAGCTACGAGAACCTGAGCGAGCGGCGGGCCGAGATGATGGCACCGTTCGCGCAGACCATGACGGTCGACAACTGGGAAGCGGCGGTCGCCCGGCGTGCGGACACCCTCGGGCCCGGCGCAGTGTTCCGGCTGGTCCGCATCGACGTCGAGCCGTCCGGCATCGACCTGCTGGTGGACACGTTCCGAGACACCTCGCTCCCCGGGGTCCAGAAGATCCCCGGACTGGCCGGCCTCTCCCTGCTCATCGACCGCGGCCGGGGCAGGGCCGCGATCGGCGCGCTCTACACCGACCGCGACGCACTCACGGCGTCCCGTGGCGCCGTCGCGGCGGTCCGCGGAGAGATCACGGCGAAGGCCCGCGTGAGCACCAGCAGCGTCGAGGAATTCGAGGTGGTCCTCGCCACGGCGGTCCCCCACGCCTGA
- a CDS encoding SMP-30/gluconolactonase/LRE family protein — translation MLKKLLPVTLLTLATALTLGTAPAAQAAQAAQGSDGHFSTAFTLPGAKVYPEGIATDPRNQTVYVGSYADGTVYRARPGRHTAEVFLPAGTDGRHTANGLRVDARGRLWVTDSTSGVAVYDTASGKRLAHFEVPGAAPFFVNDLTITPDGTAYLTDSLGALVYRVTPAQLAAGSGPLTAAYDLHEHLTPYPGRTVSLNGIASDPAGRFLLAVDMIAGDLHRIDLRTGAISRVALQGGDLTHADGLDLAPDGTLRVAHNITNTLTRWHLSPDGTRARLTRTITDPSLQIPTTLSHTPGRTLVVRSQFDKGGPMGPGTPTTFTVASVRGL, via the coding sequence GTGCTGAAGAAGCTCCTGCCCGTCACGCTCCTGACCCTGGCCACCGCACTCACCCTGGGCACGGCCCCGGCGGCGCAGGCCGCCCAGGCCGCCCAGGGTTCCGACGGGCACTTTTCCACGGCCTTCACGCTCCCCGGCGCAAAGGTCTATCCGGAGGGCATAGCCACCGACCCCCGCAACCAGACCGTCTACGTCGGCTCGTACGCGGACGGCACCGTCTACCGGGCCCGCCCCGGCCGGCACACCGCCGAGGTGTTCCTGCCCGCCGGGACCGACGGCCGCCACACCGCGAACGGCCTGCGCGTCGACGCCCGCGGCCGGCTGTGGGTCACCGACTCCACCTCCGGGGTCGCCGTCTACGACACCGCGTCCGGCAAGCGCCTGGCCCACTTCGAGGTCCCGGGGGCCGCCCCGTTCTTCGTCAACGACCTGACCATCACCCCGGACGGCACCGCCTACCTGACGGACAGCCTCGGCGCGCTCGTCTACCGCGTCACCCCGGCCCAGCTCGCGGCCGGCTCGGGCCCGCTGACCGCCGCGTACGACCTGCACGAGCACCTCACCCCGTACCCGGGGCGCACCGTCAGCCTCAACGGGATCGCCTCGGACCCGGCGGGCCGCTTCCTCCTGGCCGTGGACATGATCGCGGGCGACCTCCACCGCATCGACCTGCGCACCGGCGCGATCTCCCGCGTCGCCCTCCAGGGCGGCGACCTCACCCACGCCGACGGCCTCGACCTCGCTCCCGACGGCACCCTGCGGGTGGCCCACAACATCACCAACACCCTGACCCGCTGGCACCTCAGCCCCGACGGCACCCGGGCCCGGCTGACCCGGACGATCACGGACCCGTCCCTGCAGATCCCGACCACGCTGAGCCACACCCCGGGCCGCACGCTCGTGGTCCGCTCCCAGTTCGACAAGGGCGGCCCCATGGGCCCGGGTACGCCGACGACCTTCACGGTCGCCTCGGTCCGCGGGCTCTGA
- a CDS encoding alpha/beta hydrolase, which yields MHQYPPRRSRRAMWISAAVAFALLLGGAGFAAWKLEWFSGNGGSVSFGKAPASASASAAPDAGKSSPGAPSPSASPSGDPDVALPTGPKSDFKQTAKLDDGTVIAKTRLAGAKSGFEGDVWVWTPKEYGEAKYEKSAFPVLIALPGGNGFPSNYWSDRSLGLQKAITEGVQAGTSLPFIVIMPVLNPDARYYYDGADIPGQPKMGTWIAEDVPAFTKANFRTYKSRDGWAFMGSSSGAFVGMKTVLQYPDRFKAVIASGGEIVPDSPLWKGHQAEMDANDPEKLAKKLIDANGPEVYINFQVGTKETGKDRMVKFQQQFGKGPVKMTIRDIQNGEHNGWHYVRGMKEGSLEWISKVLKGPQPATG from the coding sequence GTGCATCAGTACCCGCCCAGGCGCTCCCGGCGCGCGATGTGGATATCCGCCGCCGTCGCCTTCGCGCTCCTGCTCGGCGGCGCCGGCTTCGCCGCCTGGAAACTCGAATGGTTCTCCGGCAACGGCGGCTCCGTGAGCTTCGGTAAGGCTCCCGCCTCCGCCTCCGCCTCAGCCGCACCCGACGCCGGCAAGTCGTCCCCGGGTGCGCCCTCGCCCTCCGCCTCGCCCAGCGGCGATCCGGACGTGGCCCTGCCGACCGGCCCGAAGTCCGACTTCAAGCAGACCGCCAAGCTGGACGACGGCACGGTCATCGCGAAGACCCGGCTCGCGGGCGCGAAGTCCGGTTTCGAGGGCGACGTCTGGGTCTGGACGCCCAAGGAGTACGGCGAGGCGAAGTACGAGAAGAGCGCCTTTCCGGTGCTGATCGCCCTTCCCGGCGGCAACGGCTTCCCGAGCAACTACTGGTCCGACCGCAGCCTCGGACTCCAGAAGGCCATCACCGAGGGCGTCCAGGCCGGCACCAGCCTGCCGTTCATCGTGATCATGCCGGTGCTCAACCCGGACGCCAGGTACTACTACGACGGCGCCGACATCCCCGGCCAGCCGAAGATGGGCACCTGGATCGCGGAGGACGTCCCGGCCTTCACCAAGGCCAACTTCCGTACGTACAAGTCCCGCGACGGCTGGGCCTTCATGGGCTCGTCGTCCGGCGCCTTCGTCGGCATGAAGACCGTCCTGCAGTACCCGGACCGCTTCAAGGCCGTGATCGCCAGCGGCGGCGAGATCGTCCCCGACTCCCCGTTGTGGAAGGGCCACCAGGCGGAGATGGACGCGAACGATCCCGAGAAGCTCGCCAAGAAGCTGATCGACGCCAACGGCCCCGAGGTCTACATCAACTTCCAGGTCGGCACCAAGGAGACCGGGAAGGACCGGATGGTCAAATTCCAACAGCAGTTCGGCAAGGGCCCCGTCAAGATGACCATCCGCGACATCCAGAACGGCGAGCACAACGGCTGGCACTACGTCCGGGGCATGAAGGAAGGCTCCCTGGAGTGGATCAGCAAGGTGCTCAAGGGGCCGCAGCCCGCGACCGGCTGA
- a CDS encoding sigma-70 family RNA polymerase sigma factor: MGLPLGRAPDEALLSGLATGDPEIAVAFVRRFQRTVFGVAIAVVGDAQLAEDIAQQTFERAWQHAQVYDSRRGSVRTWLTAIAHHLAIDAVRARRANPVAPEDLEALLDIVTETPEQHAVAAETSAGIRAAVAALPREQARALVMAGIYGLTAQQIADMEQIPLGTAKTRIRTAMHKLRRTLGAEESRR; this comes from the coding sequence ATGGGCCTCCCGCTCGGGCGTGCACCGGACGAGGCATTGCTGTCGGGCCTGGCGACGGGTGATCCCGAGATCGCCGTCGCATTCGTGCGCCGCTTCCAGCGCACGGTCTTCGGCGTGGCCATCGCCGTGGTCGGCGATGCGCAGCTCGCCGAGGACATCGCACAACAAACGTTCGAGCGGGCGTGGCAGCACGCGCAGGTCTACGACTCGCGGCGCGGATCGGTACGGACCTGGCTCACGGCGATCGCGCACCACCTGGCGATCGACGCCGTCCGGGCCCGCCGGGCCAATCCGGTCGCACCCGAGGACCTGGAGGCCCTCCTCGACATCGTGACGGAGACCCCCGAACAGCACGCGGTCGCCGCCGAGACGTCGGCCGGGATCCGGGCGGCCGTGGCGGCCCTGCCCCGGGAGCAGGCCCGCGCCCTGGTGATGGCGGGCATCTACGGGCTGACCGCGCAGCAGATCGCCGACATGGAGCAGATACCGCTGGGGACGGCCAAGACACGGATCCGGACTGCGATGCACAAGCTGCGCAGGACCTTGGGGGCCGAGGAGAGCCGGCGATGA
- a CDS encoding MarR family transcriptional regulator, giving the protein MTSMPPEERIGSHVKRAEQALLAAKNAALKPAAVTVPQYAALLWLAEKPGISAAALARLCGVTPPTMNTVLKNLQERGLIERTAHEWHRNVLETRLTEEGRAAMELADSGAVRVERALAAAFSQAEREQLISLLGRCAEALDAQR; this is encoded by the coding sequence ATGACCTCCATGCCTCCCGAGGAGCGCATCGGCTCGCACGTCAAGCGCGCCGAGCAGGCGCTCCTCGCGGCCAAGAACGCCGCCCTCAAGCCCGCCGCAGTGACGGTTCCCCAGTACGCCGCGCTGCTCTGGCTCGCCGAGAAGCCGGGCATCTCCGCGGCCGCGCTCGCCCGCCTGTGCGGGGTGACGCCGCCGACCATGAACACCGTGCTGAAAAACCTCCAGGAGCGCGGGCTCATCGAGCGGACCGCGCACGAATGGCACCGCAACGTGCTCGAAACCCGACTGACGGAGGAGGGCCGGGCCGCCATGGAGCTCGCCGACTCCGGCGCCGTACGGGTGGAGCGGGCGCTGGCCGCCGCGTTCTCGCAGGCGGAGCGCGAGCAGCTGATCAGCCTGCTCGGGCGGTGCGCGGAGGCGCTCGACGCCCAGCGGTGA
- a CDS encoding alpha/beta hydrolase-fold protein — translation MQHDQLQSDGGLLAEEGPLTTGRRRPKRLRRLLISGALAFVLAAGGAAAYQYGLFSDIGDPVSFGKVQQSAAAADIGPGVRMPTGPKAAFVRTYRLPDGTQIGRTTLTGAKSGFTGDVWVWVPKQYDEPKYAKSAFPVLISLPGGRGYPTNYWGTGPGLGLEKAVSDGAKAGTSLPFILIMPVHNADTKHHFDASDIPGEPKMGTWMVEDIPDFTRANFRTFTSRDGWAFMGSSAGGFGAFKHVLKYPDRFKAAIASGVDIVPDSPLWKGNTQAMDENNPEKLAGKLIKEGGPDVYINFQIGTKETGREKAEKFMSEYGKGPVHTTLQVIQDGEHNGKSYVRGMREGALEWISKVMLAPTPDPAVR, via the coding sequence GTGCAGCATGACCAGCTTCAGAGCGATGGCGGCCTCCTGGCCGAGGAAGGCCCGCTGACCACGGGCCGCCGCCGTCCCAAGCGCCTGCGCAGGCTCCTGATCAGCGGTGCGCTGGCATTCGTACTCGCCGCCGGGGGCGCCGCCGCCTACCAGTACGGGCTCTTCTCGGACATAGGGGATCCGGTGTCGTTCGGGAAGGTCCAGCAGTCGGCCGCGGCCGCGGACATCGGGCCGGGGGTGAGGATGCCGACCGGGCCGAAGGCCGCCTTCGTGCGGACCTACCGGCTGCCCGACGGCACCCAGATCGGCCGGACCACCCTGACCGGCGCGAAGTCCGGGTTCACCGGTGACGTGTGGGTGTGGGTGCCGAAGCAGTACGACGAGCCGAAGTACGCCAAGAGCGCCTTCCCGGTCCTGATCTCCCTGCCGGGCGGTCGGGGCTACCCCACGAACTACTGGGGAACGGGCCCGGGCCTCGGCCTGGAAAAGGCGGTGAGTGACGGGGCGAAGGCCGGTACGAGCCTGCCCTTCATCCTGATCATGCCGGTGCACAACGCCGACACCAAGCACCACTTCGACGCCTCGGACATCCCCGGCGAGCCGAAGATGGGCACCTGGATGGTCGAAGACATCCCGGATTTCACGAGGGCCAATTTCCGGACCTTCACCTCCCGCGACGGCTGGGCCTTCATGGGCTCCTCGGCGGGCGGGTTCGGCGCCTTCAAGCACGTCCTGAAGTACCCCGACCGCTTCAAGGCGGCCATCGCGAGCGGGGTCGACATCGTCCCCGACTCCCCGCTGTGGAAGGGGAACACGCAGGCCATGGACGAGAACAACCCCGAGAAGCTCGCCGGGAAGCTGATCAAGGAGGGTGGTCCGGACGTCTACATCAACTTCCAGATCGGCACGAAGGAGACCGGCCGCGAGAAGGCCGAGAAGTTCATGAGCGAGTACGGGAAGGGCCCCGTGCACACCACGCTCCAGGTGATCCAGGATGGTGAGCACAATGGGAAGTCGTACGTGCGCGGTATGAGGGAGGGCGCTCTGGAGTGGATCAGCAAGGTCATGCTGGCGCCGACCCCAGACCCCGCCGTGCGATGA
- a CDS encoding M36 family metallopeptidase — translation MTRWRFRTQLWTAVTTTSLLLALAPGLAAAAPPGAADPADPTVRRDPATGHARMIFNSGGYLTPPSKQAPEYVALAYVREHRGEFGLTAAQAAQLVVVSSYPTKHNGARQVTLGQSIDGMRVHGGLLTATVDERGRLVILGGAVVTAEPAGSVELTAKQALDHAAEAQGARAQREMTGTDNRDKGRQKFKNVYAKRLTKPNDVTAELVWFPTDSGRELRPAWLTDIEVSGTSWYETVVDAADGRLLSRESRYHHAGPEGTVFTAQHPEISGATRTVTPFTGRDGSWVTDRLTQGNNANAYRDEDGDNTVPDTGNDALRPQSPASGDPNYQHFTYTFGDAWRTNASGTQANLDADVNPVITQLFYYTNVMHDYLYGLGFDEASRNFQVNNFGRGGTGNDPVLAEAQDGWDLGCLDGAMPPNAVRCENNANFGTPTDGASPRMQMYMWEPPDRPWRDGSLDGDVIAHEYGHGVSSRLVGGGHLGGGAQTGALGEGWSDTISFLKWGDAVVGEYVTGNASTGIRTQAYDTSTEKWGAFRPARGVHRNGEVWAATMYDIREAKGVAFTEQLVIDGMKNTVAAPSYLDARDGILAADMTDSGGANQCLLWRIFAGRGMGANAASSADQNTVTADETAPAACLPTANAGGSYTMDEGKNLTLDASGSARGTAGSSGSLSAYEWDLDNDGEYDDATGVTTTFDAVGQDGVSTVGLRVTDTAGNTDTDTTTVTVAKAAPAVTLQPVPPAGENGPVTVTGKISDPGWLDPLTATVDRGDGAGPFGAAMANAEAVYNNPASTRNQLLNQVDVLLRFNGRDGG, via the coding sequence GTGACCAGATGGCGATTCCGCACGCAGTTGTGGACCGCGGTGACCACCACCAGCCTGTTGCTGGCTCTGGCCCCGGGACTGGCCGCCGCCGCGCCGCCGGGCGCCGCCGATCCCGCGGATCCGACCGTACGACGTGATCCCGCGACGGGTCACGCCCGGATGATCTTCAACTCCGGCGGGTACCTGACCCCGCCCTCCAAGCAGGCCCCCGAGTACGTCGCGCTCGCGTACGTACGCGAGCACCGCGGGGAGTTCGGCCTGACCGCCGCGCAGGCCGCACAGCTCGTCGTCGTCTCCTCCTACCCCACGAAGCACAACGGCGCCCGGCAGGTGACGCTCGGTCAGAGCATCGACGGCATGCGCGTCCACGGCGGGCTGCTCACCGCCACCGTCGACGAGCGCGGCCGCCTGGTCATCCTCGGCGGCGCCGTCGTGACCGCCGAACCGGCCGGCAGCGTCGAGCTGACGGCCAAGCAGGCCCTCGACCACGCCGCCGAGGCCCAGGGCGCGCGGGCCCAGCGCGAGATGACCGGCACGGACAACCGTGACAAGGGCCGGCAGAAGTTCAAGAACGTCTACGCGAAACGGCTGACGAAGCCCAACGACGTGACCGCGGAGCTGGTGTGGTTCCCCACCGACAGCGGGCGTGAGCTGCGCCCGGCGTGGCTCACCGACATCGAGGTCTCGGGCACCTCCTGGTACGAGACGGTGGTCGACGCCGCCGACGGCCGGCTGCTGAGCCGCGAGAGCCGGTACCACCACGCCGGTCCGGAGGGGACCGTCTTCACGGCGCAGCACCCGGAGATCAGCGGCGCCACCCGTACGGTCACGCCGTTCACCGGCCGTGACGGCTCCTGGGTGACTGACCGGCTGACGCAGGGCAACAACGCCAACGCGTACCGGGACGAGGACGGCGACAACACGGTCCCGGACACCGGGAACGACGCCCTGCGGCCGCAGTCCCCGGCCAGCGGCGACCCGAACTACCAGCACTTCACCTACACGTTCGGCGACGCCTGGCGCACCAATGCCAGCGGGACGCAGGCCAACCTCGACGCGGACGTGAACCCCGTCATCACGCAGCTCTTCTACTACACCAACGTGATGCACGACTACCTCTACGGCCTGGGCTTCGACGAGGCGTCGCGCAACTTCCAGGTCAACAACTTCGGCCGCGGAGGCACGGGCAACGACCCCGTGCTGGCTGAGGCCCAGGACGGCTGGGACCTCGGCTGCCTGGACGGCGCCATGCCGCCGAACGCGGTCCGGTGTGAGAACAACGCGAACTTCGGCACGCCCACCGACGGCGCCAGCCCCCGCATGCAGATGTACATGTGGGAGCCGCCGGACCGGCCGTGGCGCGACGGGTCGCTCGACGGCGACGTGATCGCGCACGAGTACGGCCACGGGGTCTCCAGTCGCCTCGTCGGCGGCGGCCACCTCGGCGGCGGCGCCCAGACCGGCGCCCTCGGAGAGGGGTGGAGCGACACGATCTCTTTCCTCAAGTGGGGCGACGCGGTGGTCGGCGAGTACGTCACGGGCAACGCCTCCACCGGCATCCGCACGCAGGCCTACGACACGTCCACCGAGAAGTGGGGCGCCTTCCGGCCGGCCCGCGGCGTGCACCGCAACGGTGAGGTCTGGGCCGCGACGATGTACGACATCCGAGAGGCGAAGGGGGTCGCGTTCACCGAGCAGCTCGTCATCGACGGCATGAAGAACACCGTCGCCGCGCCGAGCTACCTCGATGCGCGCGACGGCATCCTGGCCGCCGACATGACCGACAGCGGCGGCGCCAACCAGTGCCTGCTGTGGCGGATCTTCGCCGGTCGCGGCATGGGTGCCAACGCCGCGTCGAGCGCCGACCAGAACACCGTGACGGCCGACGAGACCGCCCCGGCAGCCTGCCTCCCGACCGCGAATGCGGGCGGCTCGTACACGATGGACGAGGGCAAGAACCTCACGCTCGACGCCTCCGGCTCCGCCCGAGGGACCGCGGGGTCGTCGGGGAGCCTGTCGGCGTACGAGTGGGACCTCGACAACGACGGCGAGTACGACGACGCCACCGGGGTCACCACCACCTTCGACGCGGTGGGCCAGGACGGCGTTTCCACCGTCGGGTTGCGGGTGACGGACACCGCCGGCAACACCGACACCGACACGACGACGGTCACCGTCGCGAAGGCCGCACCGGCCGTCACCCTCCAGCCGGTCCCCCCGGCCGGCGAGAACGGCCCGGTCACCGTCACGGGCAAGATCAGCGACCCGGGCTGGCTCGACCCGCTGACCGCCACGGTCGACCGGGGCGACGGGGCCGGCCCCTTCGGGGCGGCGATGGCCAACGCCGAGGCGGTCTACAACAACCCGGCGTCGACGCGGAACCAGCTGCTGAACCAGGTCGACGTACTGCTGCGGTTCAACGGGCGTGACGGTGGCTGA
- a CDS encoding DEAD/DEAH box helicase, giving the protein MRRRAAEVIDAGETLHTAAAALLADHRRAVDAVREAWAPLHAELARSELRRIPVDRLTHVTEGRLRVAAIEAAGLDTVQRVLDAGRHGLRQIPGVGQQTADQALGAARQLAEAVGETVAVHLDVDHPQPRTTALVAALQLLVEAGPDARRAVEAATELDTGLGPLLDDARPAAGRLRMWFAGRERRERALAALTGIGRQTERAAADGVPVLLGQASVDLLRGPADEAAAWVDFELRSAEYYGLLAELTERAGGGPDPAAAQGFLPDALAERVRAQALDGTHSRVSLRGYQSFGARFALAQRRVILGDEMGLGKTIQALAVLAHLAAQGRRHFLVVCPAGVLINWTREIEARSTLRAVALHGPGRHDAFADWRGGGGVAVTTFQALTGFPELAADELGMLVVDEAHHVKNPQAQRSLAVAAWAARCAYVLFLTGTPMENRVSEFRSLVRILQPEAASGIGDVDTVAGSRAFRKAVAPAYLRRNQRDVLAELPELQWTDEWEELSAADRDAYRAAVRAGNFMAMRRAAYAEPKRSAKLHRLCELVAEAAANGLKVVVFSAFREVLGVVGEALGPQQPGGRLFGPISGSVPPARRQRLIDGFGAAAGHAVLLAQIEAGGTGINLQAASVVILCEPQVKPTMEQQAVARAHRMGQVRAVRVHRLLATDGVDQRMLEVLERKARLFDAYARRSAVAEAAPEAVDVSDTSLARRIVEEEQARLGAAR; this is encoded by the coding sequence ATGCGGCGCAGGGCGGCCGAGGTGATCGACGCGGGCGAGACGCTGCACACGGCGGCCGCCGCGCTGCTGGCCGACCACCGGCGGGCCGTCGACGCGGTACGGGAGGCCTGGGCTCCGCTCCACGCGGAACTCGCCCGCTCCGAGCTGCGTCGGATCCCCGTCGACCGGCTGACCCACGTCACCGAGGGGCGGCTGCGCGTGGCCGCCATCGAGGCGGCCGGCCTCGACACCGTGCAGCGGGTACTGGACGCGGGGCGCCACGGGCTCCGGCAGATCCCCGGGGTCGGGCAGCAGACCGCCGACCAGGCGCTCGGCGCGGCGCGGCAGCTCGCGGAGGCGGTCGGGGAGACCGTCGCCGTGCACCTGGACGTGGACCACCCGCAGCCCCGGACCACCGCCCTGGTGGCCGCCCTCCAACTGCTCGTCGAGGCCGGGCCCGACGCCCGCCGGGCCGTCGAGGCGGCCACGGAGCTGGACACCGGACTCGGGCCGCTGCTCGACGACGCCAGGCCCGCCGCCGGCCGGCTGCGGATGTGGTTCGCGGGACGGGAGCGGCGGGAGCGGGCGCTGGCCGCCCTCACCGGGATCGGCCGGCAGACCGAGCGGGCCGCGGCCGACGGGGTGCCCGTCCTGCTCGGGCAGGCCTCGGTCGACCTGCTGCGCGGCCCCGCCGACGAGGCGGCGGCCTGGGTCGACTTCGAGCTGCGCTCCGCCGAGTACTACGGCCTGCTCGCAGAGCTCACCGAGCGGGCCGGGGGCGGCCCCGACCCGGCCGCCGCCCAGGGGTTCCTGCCCGACGCACTCGCCGAACGGGTCCGCGCCCAGGCCCTCGACGGCACGCACAGCCGGGTCTCGCTGCGCGGCTACCAGTCCTTCGGCGCCCGCTTCGCGCTCGCGCAGCGGCGGGTGATCCTCGGTGACGAGATGGGGCTCGGCAAGACGATCCAGGCGCTGGCCGTGCTCGCGCACCTGGCCGCGCAGGGCCGACGCCACTTCCTCGTCGTCTGCCCGGCCGGCGTCCTGATCAACTGGACCCGGGAGATCGAGGCGCGCAGCACCCTGCGCGCGGTCGCCCTCCACGGACCCGGCCGGCACGACGCCTTCGCGGACTGGCGGGGTGGGGGCGGAGTGGCCGTGACGACCTTCCAGGCGCTGACCGGGTTCCCCGAACTCGCCGCCGACGAGCTGGGGATGCTCGTCGTGGACGAGGCGCACCACGTCAAGAACCCGCAGGCGCAGCGCTCCCTGGCGGTCGCGGCCTGGGCCGCCCGATGTGCGTACGTCCTCTTCCTCACCGGCACCCCGATGGAGAACCGGGTCTCGGAGTTCCGCAGTCTCGTACGGATCCTGCAGCCCGAGGCGGCCTCCGGCATCGGCGACGTCGACACGGTCGCCGGCTCCAGGGCGTTCCGCAAGGCGGTGGCCCCCGCGTACCTGCGGCGCAACCAGCGCGACGTGCTCGCCGAACTCCCCGAGCTCCAGTGGACCGACGAGTGGGAGGAGCTCAGTGCGGCCGACCGGGACGCCTACCGGGCGGCGGTACGGGCCGGGAACTTCATGGCGATGCGCAGGGCCGCGTACGCGGAGCCGAAGCGGTCGGCGAAGCTGCACCGGCTGTGCGAGTTGGTGGCGGAGGCCGCCGCCAACGGGCTGAAGGTCGTGGTGTTCTCCGCCTTCCGCGAGGTGCTCGGGGTGGTCGGGGAGGCGCTCGGCCCGCAGCAGCCCGGAGGCCGCCTCTTCGGGCCGATCTCCGGGAGCGTGCCGCCCGCCCGCCGCCAGCGGCTGATCGACGGCTTCGGCGCGGCGGCCGGGCACGCGGTGCTGCTCGCCCAGATCGAGGCGGGCGGGACGGGGATCAACCTCCAGGCGGCGTCCGTGGTGATCCTCTGCGAGCCACAGGTCAAACCGACGATGGAGCAGCAGGCGGTGGCCCGTGCGCACCGGATGGGGCAGGTGCGCGCGGTACGGGTGCACCGGCTGCTGGCCACCGACGGGGTGGACCAGCGGATGCTGGAGGTGCTGGAGCGCAAGGCGCGGCTCTTCGACGCGTACGCCCGGCGCAGCGCGGTGGCGGAGGCGGCTCCCGAGGCGGTCGACGTCTCGGACACCTCGCTGGCCCGGCGCATCGTCGAGGAGGAGCAGGCGCGGCTCGGCGCCGCCCGCTGA
- a CDS encoding cupredoxin domain-containing protein, which produces MTGTLTRTGRAGLGLAAGALAGLLAACGGGTYGTGSGAAAPPAPAATPAAPTPAATQVTADLSDFHIALSRTTFTAGPYTFTIRNTGHHDHALEIEGPGGEHRSKTLAPGASGTLGVTLKDGKYEVYCPVDGHKDLGMKTEITVGGAMNGY; this is translated from the coding sequence ATGACAGGAACACTCACCCGGACCGGCCGCGCAGGACTGGGGTTGGCGGCCGGAGCACTGGCGGGACTGCTCGCCGCCTGCGGGGGCGGCACCTACGGAACCGGGAGCGGAGCCGCGGCGCCCCCCGCGCCCGCCGCCACACCCGCCGCACCCACACCGGCCGCGACCCAGGTCACGGCGGACCTGAGCGACTTCCACATCGCCCTGTCCCGGACGACGTTCACGGCCGGGCCCTACACGTTCACCATCAGGAACACCGGCCACCACGACCACGCCCTGGAGATCGAAGGACCGGGCGGAGAACACCGCTCCAAGACCCTGGCGCCGGGAGCGAGCGGGACCCTCGGCGTCACCCTCAAGGACGGTAAGTACGAGGTCTACTGCCCCGTCGACGGGCACAAGGACCTCGGCATGAAGACGGAGATCACCGTCGGAGGCGCCATGAACGGCTACTGA
- a CDS encoding anti-sigma factor domain-containing protein encodes MSEMTCEQLKEVDAELALGIVPARERARAVAHLDHCPGCRGHVEQLALVGDGLLALLPGTEPPVGFESRVTAALQPTPPPAPEAAPTRAPGRRWLLRPKVAAVAAALAVACGFGGWAAGTAIEQAAAPLSPTARANAQLLQAPLITNGREVGRVFAHPGTQGWVYMSVDLEKPMPEVSCVLDHTDGTMTRLGTFSLQDGYGYWVATTDVNATTLAGARLLTPEGSVLAAAHFTQPIT; translated from the coding sequence ATGAGCGAGATGACCTGCGAGCAGCTGAAGGAGGTCGACGCCGAGCTGGCGTTGGGCATCGTTCCGGCCCGGGAGCGCGCCCGTGCGGTCGCCCACCTGGACCACTGCCCCGGCTGCCGGGGACACGTCGAGCAGCTGGCCCTGGTCGGCGACGGGCTGCTCGCCCTGCTGCCGGGCACGGAGCCCCCAGTCGGCTTCGAGAGCCGGGTCACCGCCGCCCTCCAGCCGACCCCGCCCCCCGCCCCGGAGGCCGCGCCGACGCGGGCGCCCGGCCGGCGGTGGCTGCTGCGGCCCAAGGTCGCGGCCGTGGCGGCTGCCCTGGCCGTGGCCTGCGGGTTCGGCGGCTGGGCAGCGGGTACGGCGATCGAGCAGGCCGCGGCGCCCCTGTCCCCGACGGCCCGCGCGAACGCCCAGCTGCTCCAGGCGCCGCTGATCACGAACGGCCGGGAGGTGGGCCGGGTCTTCGCCCATCCGGGCACGCAGGGCTGGGTGTACATGTCGGTGGACCTGGAGAAGCCGATGCCCGAGGTCAGCTGCGTCCTCGACCACACGGACGGCACGATGACCCGCCTCGGGACGTTCTCGCTCCAGGACGGCTACGGCTACTGGGTCGCGACGACCGACGTGAACGCCACGACCCTCGCGGGCGCCCGGCTCCTCACCCCGGAGGGCTCGGTCCTCGCGGCGGCCCACTTCACCCAGCCGATCACCTAG